A genomic window from Gossypium hirsutum isolate 1008001.06 chromosome D10, Gossypium_hirsutum_v2.1, whole genome shotgun sequence includes:
- the LOC107916403 gene encoding threonine synthase, chloroplastic has translation MAAFSFLPSAHIAPKPTLHFIKASTSDLPKTSPSPPSTKPQLPSHRPHHNIREEARLHNAATVTTNHPRFSAKYVPFTSITDPASSDESYSLDEIVYRSQSGSLLDVQHDMSALKHFDGAYWRNLFDSRVGKTTWPFGSGVWSKKEWVLPEIDDDDIISAFEGNSNLFWAERYGKDFLGMNDLWVKHCGISHTGSFKDLGMTVLVSQVNRLRKMNKPVVGVGCASTGDTSAALSAYCAAAGIPSLVFLPANRISMAQLVQPIANGAFVLSIDTDFDGCMQLIREVTAELPIYLANSLNSLRLEGQKTAAIEILQQFDWEVPDWVIVPGGNLGNIYAFYKGFSMCKELGLVDKIPRLVCAQAANANPLYLYFKSGWKDFQPVKAKTTFASAIQIGDPVSIDRAVYALKNSNGIVEEAKEEELMDAMAQADSTGMFTCPHTGVALTALNKLRRSGVIGPTDRTVVVSTAHGLKFTHSKIDYHSKNIKDMACRLANPPVQVTADFGSVMDVLKKYLLSKSH, from the coding sequence ATGGCGGCTTTTTCGTTTTTGCCCTCCGCCCATATTGCGCCTAAACCCACGCTTCATTTCATCAAAGCCTCCACTTCCGATCTCCCCAAAACCTCTCCATCACCACCGTCGACAAAGCCTCAACTCCCATCCCACAGGCCCCATCACAACATCCGCGAAGAAGCTCGTCTCCACAACGCCGCCACCGTCACCACCAACCACCCTCGCTTCTCCGCTAAATATGTCCCGTTCACCTCCATCACCGATCCTGCCTCCTCCGATGAATCCTACTCTCTCGACGAGATCGTTTACCGATCTCAATCTGGCTCCCTCCTTGACGTCCAGCACGACATGTCCGCCCTCAAACACTTCGACGGCGCTTACTGGCGAAACCTCTTCGACTCACGTGTCGGAAAGACTACTTGGCCGTTCGGTTCCGGTGTCTGGTCGAAAAAAGAATGGGTATTACCTGAAATCGACGATGATGATATCATCTCTGCTTTTGAAGGTAACTCTAACCTCTTCTGGGCTGAAAGGTATGGCAAAGACTTCTTAGGAATGAATGATTTATGGGTGAAACATTGTGGGATTAGCCATACGGGTAGCTTTAAAGATTTGGGCATGACTGTTTTAGTTAGTCAAGTTAATAGGTTGAGGAAAATGAATAAACCAGTAGTTGGAGTTGGCTGTGCTTCTACAGGGGATACATCAGCAGCATTATCTGCTTATTGTGCTGCTGCTGGGATTCCTTCTCTTGTATTTTTACCTGCTAATAGGATTTCCATGGCTCAGCTTGTTCAACCCATTGCAAATGGTGCATTTGTTTTGAGTATCGATACTGATTTCGATGGATGTATGCAGTTGATTAGGGAAGTAACGGCTGAATTGCCGATTTATTTGGCGAACTCCCTGAATAGTTTGCGGCTTGAAGGACAAAAAACGGCTGCTATTGAGATTTTACAGCAATTTGATTGGGAAGTTCCAGATTGGGTCATTGTTCCCGGTGGAAATCTTGGGAATATTTATGCTTTTTACAAAGGATTTTCAATGTGCAAAGAGTTGGGACTTGTTGATAAGATTCCAAGGTTGGTCTGCGCCCAAGCTGCGAATGCGAATCCGTTGTATTTGTATTTCAAGTCTGGTTGGAAAGACTTTCAGCCTGTGAAAGCGAAAACAACATTTGCCTCTGCCATCCAGATTGGTGATCCAGTTTCCATTGATAGAGCAGTATATGCCTTGAAGAATTCAAATGGGATTGTTGAGGAAGCGAAAGAGGAAGAGTTAATGGATGCCATGGCACAAGCTGATTCCACTGGGATGTTTACTTGCCCACATACAGGGGTGGCATTGACTGCACTGAATAAGCTTAGGAGAAGTGGGGTTATTGGTCCTACTGATAGGACAGTGGTGGTGAGTACAGCCCATGGGTTGAAATTTACACACAGTAAGATTGATTATCACTCTAAGAATATCAAGGACATGGCTTGCAGATTGGCAAACCCTCCTGTGCAAGTCACTGCAGATTTCGGGTCGGTAATGGATGTTTTGAAGAAGTATTTATTAAGTAAATCTCATTAA
- the LOC107916402 gene encoding serine/arginine repetitive matrix protein 1-like gives MEEFDEDMTPFWLRTTDNSRLRRRHLLFNTGIIIILLLAVAFAFIFIIIPSFLSFTSKIFKPQLVKKSWDSLNLVLVLFAIICAFLSKSNGDNDANETPTSSYQDYKFSSTPRHVDHHVRSSTPGQWSYDHALSSDRTAYNSLRRMRSSSSYPDLRQESTWTMNGDDRWRFYDDTGLYNYRSRSRREHDEEQVYLNNLKDIAVDTVHRTSPQLVSVPPPAAAAASPPTPPQSPPPQPPKAVRRKPKRAYEDVRLRERSERKEDAYSEVTNKYSLPSPSSPPPTKPPASPPPPPPHPPPPPPPPPPISGSEKRSKKSEKKRGGVTKEFLTSLRRKKKKQRQRSVENLDEFFNLATLTLYPPPSPPPPPPPPPPPLPSFYNIFSSKKNKARKHHSTSPPPTLPPSMEARASKREPNKPPVTTIQKPPLPVKIRNVNNVEENVESGNESPFNTIPPPPPLHRLKCRRGSSKYMVISSD, from the coding sequence atggaggaATTCGATGAAGACATGACCCCATTTTGGCTCCGAACCACCGACAACAGCCGCCTCCGCCGCCGCCATCTCTTGTTCAATACCGGTATTATTATTATCCTCTTATTAGCCGTCGCATTCGCTTTTATCTTCATCATCATCCCTTCCTTCTTGTCTTTCACTTCCAAAATATTCAAGCCACAACTCGTTAAAAAATCATGGGATTCCCTCAACCTAGTCCTCGTACTTTTCGCCATTATCTGTGCTTTTCTTAGCAAAAGCAACGGCGACAATGATGCCAATGAGACCCCAACTTCTTCTTACCAAGATTACAAGTTTTCTTCGACACCGAGACATGTCGACCATCATGTTCGAAGCTCAACTCCAGGTCAATGGAGTTACGATCACGCATTGTCATCAGATCGGACGGCGTATAACTCGCTGCGGAGGATGAGAAGCAGCAGTTCATATCCAGATCTACGTCAGGAATCTACTTGGACAATGAACGGCGATGATCGGTGGAGGTTTTATGATGATACTGGGTTGTATAATTACCGGAGTAGGTCGAGGCGGGAGCATGATGAAGAACAAGTTTACTTAAATAACTTAAAGGATATAGCTGTCGATACTGTTCATCGTACGTCTCCGCAGCTAGTGTCAGTTCCACCACCTGCAGCAGCCGCAGCATCGCCTCCAACGCCGCCTCAGTCGCCTCCACCGCAGCCTCCTAAGGCTGTTAGAAGGAAACCTAAGCGGGCTTATGAAGATGTTCGACTTAGGGAGAGAAGTGAACGTAAGGAAGACGCGTACAGTGAGGTAACAAACAAGTATTCTCTTCCATCACCATCATCACCGCCGCCAACTAAGCCACCAGCTtcaccacctccacctccacctcaTCCACCGCCTCCACCTCCGCCGCCGCCTCCAATATCTGGGTCGGAAAAGAGAAGTAAGAAGAGTGAGAAAAAGAGAGGTGGAGTGACTAAAGAATTCTTAACTTCgttaagaagaaaaaagaagaagcaaaggcAAAGAAGCGTGGAAAACCTTGATGAATTCTTCAACCTTGCAACACTTACTTTATATCCACCCCCAtcgccgccgccgccgccgccgccgccacCTCCACCACTACCGTCGTTCTATAACATATTCTCTTCCAAGAAAAACAAAGCCAGAAAGCATCATTCAACCTCTCCACCTCCAACGCTGCCACCGTCAATGGAAGCGCGTGCATCGAAAAGAGAACCCAATAAACCACCTGTAACGACGATCCAGAAACCTCCTTTGCCAGTCAAGATAAGAAACGTCAACAATGTCGAAGAGAACGTCGAAAGTGGTAACGAATCGCCGTTCAATACAATCCCTCCGCCGCCACCCCTCCACCGTTTAAAATGCCGGCGTGGAAGTTCGAAGTACATGGTGATTTCGTCAGATTAA
- the LOC107916401 gene encoding 60S ribosomal protein L18a-like protein: protein MDWKHSTEPVEGRNDEYTLIRDAEDPLLGMYDKPLPCFGCGIGWFSLLLGFVFPFMWYYATILYFRSYYHRDPRERAGLAASAIAAMICTIAVIITIVVLIF, encoded by the exons ATGGATTGGA AGCACTCAACAGAACCAGTAGAAGGCAGAAACGATGAATATACACTTATAAGAGATGCAGAAGACCCGCTCCTGGGAATGTACGATAAACCTCTTCCTTGCTTTGGCTGTGGAATAGGATGGTTTTC ACTTCTCTTAGGATTTGTTTTCCCTTTCATGTGGTATTATGCTACCATTCTCTACTTTAGAAGCTACTACCACAGAGATCCTAGGGAGAGAGCTGGACTTGCTGCCTCTGCAATAGCT GCAATGATATGTACAATTGCTGTAATAATCACAATAGTAGTTCTTATCTTCTAG
- the LOC107916400 gene encoding casein kinase 1-like protein HD16 — MAGEDVSTRLQKEVSNMQQEISKFQEKLVHLEVKMESRLKELRTELRGDLQSLFVQYFGPPPTGLPATAAADKDKRVLGAPPRFLPKDSDPHQMQTDPSIAAGGSVHLREQPIALGASRKGNRLECPRFDGTDFKGWWTKLEQFSEADGTLDANKIRLVMLNLEGQFMYQKGARALNTSIGATAIVSSGTGCLDTGQFMYQKGVTFGAPLGNTAHFPERVQVGGSPMYRIERKLGKGGLGQVFVGRRVSGGNERATGSAAMEVALIFEHRNNKGCSYGPPYEWQVYNVLGGSHGVPKVHYKGKQGDYYVMVIDILGPSLWDVWNSSGQTMSAEMVACIAVESLSILEKMHSKGYVHGDVKPENFLLGQPSTPQEKKLFLVDLGLATKWKDSSSGLHVDYDQRPDMFRGTVRYASVHAHLGRTASRRDDLDLLERSYFLHRGRLPWQKHTFQAKFPHFQP, encoded by the coding sequence ATGGCTGGCGAAGACGTATCGACGAGGTTGCAAAAAGAGGTGAGCAATATGCAGCAGGAAATCTCCAAATTCCAAGAGAAACTCGTGCATCTGGAGGTCAAGATGGAATCCCGACTAAAGGAGCTTCGAACGGAGTTACGAGGTGATTTACAGTCGTTGTTCGTTCAGTATTTTGGGCCACCGCCAACTGGGTTACCGGCAACTGCTGCAGCTGATAAGGATAAGAGGGTTTTGGGGGCTCCTCCTAGGTTCCTACCAAAAGATTCTGATCCACATCAGATGCAGACGGATCCGTCCATTGCTGCAGGAGGCAGTGTGCATTTGAGAGAGCAACCAATTGCTTTGGGAGCTTCGAGGAAAGGTAACAGACTGGAATGCCCCAGGTTTGATGGCACTGATTTCAAGGGATGGTGGACCAAATTGGAACAGTTCTCTGAGGCCGATGGTACTCTAGATGCTAACAAGATCCGACTGGTAATGCTGAACCTGGAAGGGCAGTTCATGTACCAGAAGGGCGCACGCGCCTTGAACACGAGCATTGGTGCAACAGCGATAGTTTCAAGTGGAACGGGGTGTTTAGATACAGGGCAGTTCATGTACCAGAAGGGCGTAACATTCGGTGCCCCGTTGGGAAATACTGCACATTTTCCGGAAAGGGTCCAAGTTGGGGGATCTCCTATGTACAGGATAGAAAGAAAGCTTGGTAAAGGTGGACTTGGTCAGGTCTTTGTTGGAAGACGTGTTAGTGGTGGAAATGAACGTGCAACTGGTTCTGCAGCCATGGAGGTAGCTCTAATATTTGAGCATAGAAACAACAAAGGTTGTAGTTATGGTCCTCCTTACGAATGGCAAGTTTACAATGTTCTAGGTGGTAGTCACGGAGTTCCAAAAGTGCACTACAAAGGAAAGCAAGGAGACTATTATGTGATGGTTATAGACATATTAGGGCCCAGTTTATGGGATGTTTGGAATTCTTCAGGGCAAACGATGTCTGCAGAAATGGTAGCTTGTATAGCTGTTGAGTCCCTATCTATACTAGAGAAGATGCACTCCAAAGGTTATGTGCATGGGGATGTTAAACCTGAGAACTTTTTACTTGGTCAACCATCCACACCACAAGAGAAGAAGTTGTTTCTTGTTGACCTTGGATTAGCAACAAAATGGAAAGATAGCAGCAGTGGACTGCATGTTGATTATGATCAACGACCTGATATGTTTAGAGGAACTGTTCGATATGCAAGTGTCCATGCACATTTGGGAAGAACTGCTAGCAGAAGAGATGATCTTGACTTGCTTGAACGTTCATATTTTTTACATCGAGGCCGGCTACCATGGCAGAAACATACATTCCAAGCCAAATTTCCTCATTTTCAGCCTTGA
- the LOC107916399 gene encoding mitochondrial import inner membrane translocase subunit TIM23-2: protein MAHHGGSDPESEPNTRLYNPYQDLNLQVPINNLYKLPTSPEFLFAEESLHQRRSWGENLTFYTGSAYLGGSVSGAAVGFFSALRNFEQGDTLKLKINRILNSSGHTGRSWGNRIGVVGLIYAGMESGVVAVTDRDDVWSSVAAGLATGALCRAARGVRSAAVAGALGGLAAGTVVAGKQVLKRYVPI, encoded by the coding sequence ATGGCTCATCATGGCGGCTCCGACCCAGAATCCGAACCAAACACCCGACTTTACAATCCATACCAAGACCTTAACCTCCAGGTTCCCATCAACAACCTTTACAAGCTCCCTACCTCCCCGGAGTTCCTCTTCGCTGAGGAATCCCTCCACCAGCGCCGTTCCTGGGGCGAAAACCTAACGTTTTATACCGGTTCCGCTTATTTAGGCGGCTCTGTATCGGGCGCAGCCGTCGGGTTCTTCTCCGCTCTCAGGAATTTCGAGCAAGGCGATACtttgaaactcaaaattaatCGGATCTTGAATAGTTCGGGTCACACGGGTCGATCATGGGGGAACAGGATCGGTGTGGTGGGCTTGATTTATGCGGGGATGGAGAGCGGGGTCGTGGCTGTAACTGACCGTGATGATGTCTGGAGTAGCGTGGCGGCGGGTCTTGCGACCGGAGCTCTTTGTCGGGCCGCGAGAGGGGTAAGGTCTGCTGCAGTTGCTGGTGCGCTTGGTGGGTTGGCAGCTGGAACCGTGGTTGCTGGGAAGCAAGTCTTGAAGAGATACGTGCCAATTTAA